The following proteins are co-located in the Trichormus variabilis 0441 genome:
- a CDS encoding phosphoribosyltransferase — MATMSQIKTRFRNRAEAGQQLANKLTDYAHRPDVLVLGLVRGGVPVAFEVATALNVSWDICLVRKLTVPGHKELAMGSIASSGVRCLNYEVVSWLGISGKTIDDVAAREQRELERCDRDYRGHLLPL, encoded by the coding sequence ATGGCTACTATGAGTCAAATCAAAACAAGATTCCGAAATCGCGCTGAAGCAGGGCAACAATTAGCTAACAAACTGACAGATTACGCCCATCGTCCAGATGTATTAGTGTTGGGACTCGTGCGTGGTGGTGTACCTGTTGCTTTTGAAGTAGCCACAGCTTTAAATGTATCGTGGGATATTTGTTTGGTGAGGAAACTGACTGTACCAGGACATAAAGAATTAGCAATGGGTAGCATTGCCTCTAGTGGTGTACGTTGCCTTAATTATGAGGTTGTGAGTTGGTTGGGGATTTCTGGGAAAACAATTGATGATGTTGCGGCTAGAGAACAACGAGAATTAGAGCGATGCGACAGAGATTATCGAGGTCATCTTTTGCCATTATAA
- a CDS encoding pentapeptide repeat-containing protein — protein MQNLSNQPVKSAHELKRKYEAGERDFRAAELSKADLQETYLEGVDLSGANLDAAKLSKADLSGANLSGVYLRKANLRGANLSGADLFKDKLVGADLSEADLRGADLRGANLNGANLNAAKYDSYTVFPEDFDPISAKMMQLEE, from the coding sequence ATGCAAAACTTATCTAATCAACCAGTGAAAAGCGCTCATGAACTCAAAAGAAAGTATGAAGCAGGAGAAAGAGACTTTCGTGCAGCTGAGTTATCTAAAGCTGACTTACAAGAAACTTATTTAGAAGGAGTAGACCTGAGTGGAGCTAACTTGGATGCAGCCAAACTTAGTAAAGCAGACTTGAGTGGTGCTAATCTCAGTGGAGTTTATTTAAGAAAGGCAAATCTGAGGGGAGCCAACCTCAGTGGTGCAGATTTGTTTAAAGATAAATTGGTGGGAGCAGATTTGAGTGAAGCTGATCTCCGAGGCGCAGATTTGAGAGGAGCTAACTTGAACGGGGCTAACTTAAATGCAGCCAAATATGACAGCTACACAGTTTTTCCAGAGGATTTTGACCCTATAAGCGCCAAAATGATGCAGTTGGAGGAATAA
- a CDS encoding response regulator, with protein MNKIRVVLIEDHDLTRIGLRATLQKLDGIEVIGDARDAASGLKLLKSTQPDIAIVDVGLPDMSGIELTQHFFNSMDTQQTPQTKILIMTMQDSEDTVLAAFAAGADSYCMKDASTDKLVEALHLTVNGNSWIDPVIARIVLQQTQKATTAANARPDTVAINGLSPEYSHIVETYPLTRRELDVLKLIVDGCSNAVIAEKLYVSVGTVKTHVRNILNKLCVSDRTQIAVRALRAGLVA; from the coding sequence ATGAATAAAATCCGCGTAGTTTTAATTGAAGATCATGACCTGACACGAATTGGTCTACGTGCTACTTTGCAAAAATTAGATGGCATTGAAGTCATTGGTGATGCTAGAGATGCTGCCTCTGGTCTGAAGTTGCTTAAATCTACTCAACCAGATATTGCGATTGTTGATGTGGGCTTGCCTGATATGAGCGGCATTGAGTTGACTCAACACTTTTTCAACTCAATGGACACACAACAAACCCCTCAAACCAAGATTTTAATTATGACCATGCAGGATAGTGAAGATACTGTTCTAGCAGCCTTCGCGGCGGGAGCAGATTCTTACTGCATGAAAGATGCCAGTACTGATAAATTAGTAGAGGCTTTGCATCTGACTGTTAATGGTAATTCCTGGATCGACCCAGTAATCGCTCGGATCGTTTTACAGCAGACCCAAAAAGCTACAACTGCTGCCAACGCTCGACCAGACACGGTAGCGATTAATGGCTTGTCACCAGAATATAGCCACATTGTAGAAACATATCCGCTCACTCGAAGAGAATTAGATGTCTTAAAGCTGATTGTAGATGGATGCTCTAACGCTGTGATTGCCGAAAAACTCTACGTTTCCGTAGGTACAGTTAAGACTCACGTTCGCAATATTCTCAATAAGTTATGTGTTAGTGATCGGACTCAGATAGCTGTTCGTGCTTTACGAGCTGGATTAGTTGCTTAA
- a CDS encoding sigma-70 family RNA polymerase sigma factor: MRSRQNITEQFTTFLQFDTDKAISWEVDARLHRNLINCQTRLSQPENSESFWVCYWYKVWQEKPDGLARGHFSAYLQEVCYWAVHKIVTNLSSTQHTLSDCFQMVIIRVDKVLKGFKPNLNFNLKNYASAIFSSEFKEMLRSQNEIDICTNWRLLRKLTQKRLVESLQNQGIHEDVIQRYVLAWKCYQALYAPKQIVGTRKLSRPDDATWTAIAQLYNFQRQTQLSQPGPECSRETIEKWLIISAQAVRDYLYPNMISLNVSVGEENSGDEYIDIVPQLKQESLMTEILAQEELLDRQSQQAQISNVLVTALTELDPEAHNIIQLYYREGLTQQQIAQQLGIKQYTISRRLAKVKDFLLLKLVTWSQQSLHISLNSLVLNYVSTILEEWLQTYYHRSLSESQ, encoded by the coding sequence ATGCGTTCACGTCAAAATATCACTGAACAGTTTACGACCTTCTTGCAATTCGATACTGACAAAGCAATTAGTTGGGAAGTTGATGCTAGACTGCACAGAAATCTAATTAACTGTCAAACACGTCTTTCACAGCCAGAAAATTCCGAATCTTTTTGGGTGTGTTACTGGTATAAAGTATGGCAAGAGAAACCTGATGGTTTAGCCAGGGGACATTTTTCAGCTTATTTACAAGAAGTCTGTTACTGGGCTGTTCACAAAATAGTTACTAATCTTTCCTCTACCCAACACACACTATCTGACTGCTTTCAAATGGTGATCATTCGGGTTGATAAGGTGTTGAAAGGGTTTAAACCCAACCTGAACTTTAACCTGAAAAATTATGCTAGTGCGATTTTTAGCAGCGAATTCAAAGAAATGCTGCGATCGCAAAACGAAATTGATATTTGTACTAATTGGCGATTATTAAGAAAGTTAACTCAAAAGCGGCTAGTAGAGTCTTTACAAAATCAGGGAATCCATGAGGATGTTATCCAACGCTATGTATTAGCGTGGAAATGCTATCAAGCGTTATACGCTCCTAAGCAAATTGTCGGTACTCGCAAATTATCTAGACCAGATGATGCCACATGGACAGCGATCGCTCAACTTTATAATTTCCAACGTCAAACCCAACTTTCACAACCAGGGCCAGAGTGCAGTCGAGAAACCATAGAGAAATGGTTGATTATTTCTGCTCAAGCCGTAAGAGATTATTTATACCCCAATATGATTTCCCTGAATGTCTCAGTAGGGGAGGAAAATTCTGGAGATGAATATATAGATATAGTACCGCAACTCAAGCAGGAGTCCTTGATGACAGAAATTCTGGCTCAAGAAGAACTGCTCGACCGACAATCACAACAAGCGCAAATTAGCAACGTCCTAGTTACAGCTTTAACTGAACTAGATCCAGAAGCCCACAATATCATCCAACTTTACTACAGAGAAGGCTTAACTCAACAGCAGATTGCTCAACAGCTAGGAATTAAGCAGTACACCATTTCTCGTAGGCTGGCTAAAGTCAAAGATTTTTTGCTCCTCAAACTTGTAACGTGGAGTCAACAATCGCTGCATATTTCTTTAAACTCGCTGGTACTCAACTATGTAAGCACCATTCTCGAAGAATGGTTACAAACTTACTATCACCGTTCTCTCTCTGAATCACAATAG
- a CDS encoding phosphoribosyltransferase family protein, translating to MDDGIATGSTMRAAIAIVREQKPQKIIVAVSVGLAKTCQELSREVDKFICLITPEPLYAIALWYENFAQISDAAIHELLTQQFAVIS from the coding sequence GTGGATGATGGTATCGCCACTGGCTCAACCATGCGTGCTGCCATTGCTATTGTAAGAGAACAAAAGCCTCAGAAAATTATTGTTGCAGTTTCTGTAGGATTAGCCAAAACTTGTCAAGAATTAAGCCGTGAGGTAGATAAATTTATATGTTTAATAACACCAGAACCTTTGTATGCAATCGCTCTCTGGTATGAGAATTTTGCTCAAATCAGTGATGCTGCAATTCACGAACTTTTGACACAGCAATTTGCAGTTATTTCTTAA
- a CDS encoding DUF1822 family protein: MVSLDALALKNSTHLWLEISETEQKKIWQQSQAFSSDSRRWSAYLNRLSLNTFLPWLQAEHNPDATPFPRLAALPSVWEVVNGFGISFGTKRMVLIPTEAVDLSELRVPQEWVDIPSWTADYYLAVQVNLEEGCIRIWGYTTHALLKSMGTYDASDRAYCVDGENLIANLGILWIASQLCVEEPTRSEETVPLQELAIAQAQNLLQRLGNPALILPRLAVPFPTWGALLQHGGWREHLYEQRQGQQQKWSITQWLQAGVSDFAQAFGWHSVELESNFAGARGLESKTELPTLVRTLTIAGQEYELRVKAKNSITDRVWRFELQNAMRGEMIAQGIKLRLLTENLQPFYGNQVQANTPVNKLYLEVALGDTEEGLVWEIEPTPEDFEHEILFF; the protein is encoded by the coding sequence ATGGTTAGCTTAGATGCACTGGCTCTCAAAAACTCTACACACTTATGGCTAGAAATTTCGGAAACTGAGCAAAAAAAAATTTGGCAGCAAAGCCAAGCTTTTTCCTCAGATAGTCGGCGGTGGAGTGCCTATCTCAATCGCTTGAGCCTGAACACTTTTCTACCTTGGCTACAAGCCGAACACAATCCCGATGCGACTCCTTTTCCCCGACTGGCTGCGCTACCCAGTGTTTGGGAAGTAGTCAATGGTTTTGGGATTTCTTTCGGGACAAAACGTATGGTATTAATTCCTACGGAAGCAGTTGATTTAAGCGAACTGCGCGTTCCACAAGAATGGGTAGATATTCCTAGTTGGACAGCAGACTATTACCTAGCCGTACAAGTAAATCTCGAAGAAGGCTGCATCCGGATTTGGGGATACACCACCCATGCGCTACTGAAGAGTATGGGTACTTATGACGCAAGCGATCGCGCCTACTGTGTGGATGGAGAGAATTTGATTGCTAATCTTGGTATTTTGTGGATAGCAAGTCAACTTTGTGTGGAAGAACCCACACGTTCTGAAGAAACAGTACCTTTACAAGAGTTAGCGATCGCGCAAGCACAAAATTTACTGCAACGTCTCGGAAATCCGGCTCTAATTTTACCCCGTCTAGCAGTACCCTTTCCCACTTGGGGTGCGCTCCTACAACATGGCGGTTGGCGGGAACATTTGTATGAACAGCGTCAAGGACAACAACAAAAGTGGTCAATTACCCAATGGTTGCAAGCTGGTGTATCGGATTTTGCACAAGCATTCGGCTGGCATAGTGTCGAGCTAGAGTCAAATTTTGCAGGAGCTAGAGGTTTAGAATCAAAAACTGAATTACCAACTTTAGTGCGAACACTCACTATTGCTGGGCAAGAATATGAATTGCGAGTCAAGGCAAAAAATAGTATTACAGATAGAGTCTGGCGATTTGAATTACAAAATGCAATGAGAGGTGAAATGATTGCCCAGGGAATAAAATTACGACTGTTGACAGAAAATTTACAACCATTTTATGGCAATCAAGTACAGGCTAATACTCCAGTAAATAAGCTATACCTGGAAGTGGCACTGGGTGATACTGAGGAAGGATTGGTATGGGAAATAGAGCCAACTCCTGAAGATTTTGAACACGAAATTTTGTTTTTTTGA
- a CDS encoding metallophosphoesterase family protein yields the protein MRTIVVGDIHGCYAELLQLLAKVEIAEEDCLVSLGDIVDRGIDSVKVYDFLKNRPNTIVLMGNHERKHLRQTLSYSQEIVKLQFGDSYDEFLEWISHLPYYHETESAIFVHAAVEDGIPIEEQREEVLCGCTAGEKHLGKRYGDSSWSQLYTGVKPVIFGHRVVGDHPLIIPQKTYGIDTGACHGGTLTAIILPSFEIVQVQAAKDYWQEEIVKWQLPVMKAKPWGSYKWEKIQAICDEFRNSANSELSAFIAQKEQWMYDLLALAPKIILKVEEKLAELISVYGNDGFKKPARCFTYATLLYQANASNLTSKFLQQALPTPDKWLQIMKELEV from the coding sequence ATGCGAACAATTGTAGTTGGCGATATTCATGGTTGCTATGCAGAATTGCTTCAACTATTAGCCAAAGTAGAAATTGCAGAAGAAGATTGTTTAGTCTCTTTGGGGGATATTGTCGATCGCGGGATTGACTCAGTCAAGGTGTATGATTTTCTCAAAAATCGTCCTAATACCATCGTCTTGATGGGTAATCACGAACGCAAACATCTCAGGCAAACTCTTTCCTACTCCCAGGAAATTGTCAAATTACAATTTGGCGACAGCTATGACGAATTTTTAGAATGGATTAGTCATCTACCCTATTATCATGAAACCGAATCGGCAATTTTCGTTCATGCTGCGGTGGAAGATGGTATACCCATCGAGGAACAAAGGGAAGAGGTTTTATGTGGTTGCACTGCGGGTGAAAAACACCTGGGAAAACGCTACGGAGATAGTTCTTGGAGTCAGTTATATACTGGTGTTAAGCCAGTAATTTTTGGTCATCGCGTTGTTGGAGATCATCCCCTCATAATTCCCCAAAAAACCTACGGTATTGATACTGGAGCCTGTCATGGTGGGACATTGACAGCCATAATTTTACCTAGTTTTGAAATTGTTCAAGTACAAGCAGCTAAAGACTATTGGCAAGAAGAGATAGTTAAATGGCAGTTGCCAGTGATGAAGGCTAAACCCTGGGGTAGTTATAAGTGGGAAAAAATTCAGGCGATTTGTGACGAGTTTAGAAACTCTGCAAATTCAGAATTATCGGCTTTTATTGCCCAGAAGGAACAGTGGATGTACGATTTACTTGCCCTTGCTCCCAAAATAATCTTGAAAGTAGAGGAAAAACTGGCGGAATTGATTTCTGTTTATGGTAACGATGGGTTCAAAAAACCAGCTCGTTGTTTTACCTATGCCACCTTACTATATCAAGCTAATGCTAGCAATCTGACAAGCAAATTTCTCCAACAAGCCCTGCCGACACCAGATAAGTGGTTGCAAATCATGAAGGAATTGGAAGTTTAG
- a CDS encoding CapA family protein yields MDIAGLRALVDRGVNIFHGHSAHLFQCVEQYKQGLILYDTGDFLDDYAVDPVLRNDWSFVFLVEVSDRRLYKLRLIPAFLSYTQVALDKGGEFTAICQRMQFLCASFNTSIIQTTEGLEVNLGAGKNATISSNPSL; encoded by the coding sequence ATGGATATTGCAGGTCTGCGCGCACTTGTGGATAGGGGTGTAAATATCTTTCACGGTCATTCTGCTCACCTTTTCCAATGTGTAGAACAGTACAAACAGGGGTTAATCCTTTATGACACAGGGGATTTTTTGGATGATTATGCAGTTGACCCTGTGTTGCGTAACGATTGGTCTTTTGTGTTTCTGGTGGAAGTGAGCGATCGCCGTTTGTATAAGTTGCGTTTAATACCTGCATTTTTAAGTTATACGCAAGTTGCCCTAGATAAAGGTGGAGAATTTACTGCTATCTGTCAGCGTATGCAGTTTCTTTGTGCAAGTTTCAATACCAGTATCATACAAACAACAGAAGGATTAGAAGTTAACTTGGGGGCTGGGAAAAACGCCACTATCAGTTCTAACCCTTCTCTATAA
- a CDS encoding HPF/RaiA family ribosome-associated protein yields the protein MIIPLQITFHNIPPSEAVEAKIRSLADKLEHFYNRITSCRVIVDAPHRHQRNGKLYQVRIDITVPTGEIVVNRDPPEHQSHEDIYVAIRDAFDAAKRKLQDHTSMLRQETKTHEEQPHGRITSLFSDEGYGFIETPDGSEVYFHRNSLFNGDFEQLQVGDEIRFAQEEGDKGPQASTVRLIGKHRLQG from the coding sequence ATGATCATTCCACTACAAATCACCTTTCACAACATCCCACCATCAGAAGCGGTAGAAGCAAAAATTCGCTCCTTAGCTGATAAACTAGAGCATTTTTATAACCGGATTACGAGCTGTCGAGTCATAGTTGATGCCCCACATCGACATCAACGTAACGGTAAACTTTATCAGGTGCGAATTGACATCACTGTGCCAACAGGGGAAATCGTTGTCAACCGTGACCCACCTGAACATCAATCCCACGAGGATATTTATGTAGCAATTCGTGATGCTTTTGATGCAGCCAAGCGTAAACTGCAAGACCACACCAGTATGCTGCGTCAGGAAACCAAAACTCATGAAGAACAGCCTCATGGACGAATTACGTCTTTGTTCTCTGATGAAGGCTACGGTTTTATCGAAACACCTGATGGTAGCGAAGTTTATTTTCACCGCAATAGTCTATTCAATGGTGATTTTGAGCAGTTGCAGGTGGGAGACGAAATTCGTTTTGCACAGGAAGAAGGTGATAAAGGACCGCAAGCTAGTACTGTTAGATTGATTGGTAAGCATCGCCTACAAGGTTAG
- a CDS encoding UPF0182 family protein, with amino-acid sequence MIFGLSLSKTLVHILTEAWWFDTVGFSEVFWTRLTWQILIWIVKWIPWCAGTCQITVLLHHKLVKCPSCIIFFSSPNFQSLKPQNTEYSRGETNY; translated from the coding sequence GTGATTTTTGGTTTGTCTCTATCCAAAACACTAGTGCATATTTTGACCGAAGCATGGTGGTTTGATACTGTTGGTTTTTCCGAAGTCTTTTGGACAAGGTTGACTTGGCAAATCCTTATCTGGATTGTCAAATGGATTCCTTGGTGTGCTGGTACTTGCCAAATAACCGTTTTATTGCATCACAAATTAGTTAAATGCCCGTCGTGTATTATCTTTTTTTCGTCGCCAAATTTTCAGTCCCTCAAACCACAAAATACTGAATACTCCAGAGGCGAGACTAATTATTAA
- a CDS encoding M20 metallopeptidase family protein, protein MAHVLTSEKVFPRMVELRRYLHSHPELAFEEKKTASIVIDELKRLGIPFWYGGVGSGIIGKLINAGQRAPTIALRADMDALPGQENTGLPFASLHPGKMHACGHDGHMAMVLGAAALLKENPPPGNVVFIFQPAEEKGAGAKVMIQSGALEGVNAIFGGHVTRHYQVGEIMVAKGVITAQSDGFTIRVKGRGGHGARPHEAVDAVVVAGLLIMAVQTLVSREINPAYPSVVTIGKVEAGSAGNVIAEEAILEGTIRTTNLDVQNHIIDGLKRIATAVGELHNARVEIEIRHGYPPVINTGKETEIARRAIVDILGSKGLVTMDYPSMGAEDFSFYLLHVPGCYVRFGACQQGCENIPLHSPSFDFDEEALKVGAAFFDRVVREAIAEYADNS, encoded by the coding sequence ATGGCTCATGTCCTGACATCTGAAAAAGTCTTCCCTCGAATGGTAGAGTTACGCAGATATTTACACAGCCATCCTGAACTGGCATTTGAGGAAAAAAAGACAGCATCCATCGTTATAGATGAACTCAAGCGTTTAGGTATTCCTTTTTGGTATGGTGGGGTGGGTAGTGGCATCATTGGCAAGCTGATCAATGCTGGACAAAGAGCGCCGACAATTGCTTTGCGGGCTGATATGGATGCTCTCCCCGGACAAGAAAATACAGGATTGCCCTTTGCTTCTTTGCACCCAGGTAAGATGCACGCCTGCGGTCACGACGGTCACATGGCGATGGTGTTGGGTGCAGCAGCTTTATTGAAAGAGAATCCGCCACCAGGAAACGTGGTTTTCATCTTTCAACCTGCGGAAGAAAAGGGTGCTGGCGCGAAAGTGATGATCCAATCTGGTGCTTTAGAAGGAGTAAATGCCATCTTTGGCGGTCATGTTACCCGTCACTACCAAGTCGGAGAGATTATGGTTGCCAAGGGAGTAATTACTGCCCAATCTGATGGCTTTACTATTCGCGTCAAAGGACGAGGCGGACATGGAGCTAGACCCCATGAAGCTGTTGATGCTGTAGTTGTTGCCGGACTGCTAATTATGGCTGTGCAAACCTTAGTTTCACGAGAAATCAACCCCGCCTATCCTTCAGTAGTTACCATCGGCAAAGTAGAAGCAGGTAGTGCAGGTAATGTCATCGCGGAGGAAGCAATTCTAGAAGGTACTATTCGCACAACAAATTTAGATGTGCAGAACCACATAATTGACGGACTCAAGCGCATAGCCACAGCCGTGGGAGAACTGCACAATGCCAGAGTAGAAATAGAAATTCGCCACGGATATCCACCTGTCATTAATACAGGAAAAGAAACAGAAATTGCTCGACGGGCTATAGTTGATATTTTGGGTTCCAAGGGATTAGTCACAATGGATTATCCCAGCATGGGAGCAGAAGATTTTTCTTTCTACTTGTTACACGTTCCTGGGTGTTACGTTAGATTTGGTGCTTGTCAACAAGGTTGTGAGAACATTCCTTTGCATAGTCCTTCCTTTGACTTTGACGAAGAAGCATTGAAAGTTGGCGCAGCTTTTTTTGATCGGGTGGTTCGAGAAGCGATCGCAGAATATGCAGATAATTCCTAG